The DNA sequence CGGAGGACGCTCGGGAGAGCGCCGGAGCAACCTGGCCCAGATCTCGGTGGAGCTCCGCACTCCCCAGGCGGGAAGAACCGCCTCTCTTCAGACAGTCATGGAGGATCTGCAAGAGGAAACAGCCCATATCGCCGGCCCCGAAGTTGTGGTCTTCCGGGAGCAACCCAGCGGCCCGCCCCGGGACCCGCCCGTTTCGTTCCGGCTCTTCGGCGACGATCTCCAGGCTCTTCGCCAGGTAGCCGAGCAGTTTCGCCTCCACCTGGAACAATACCCCGAGCTCTATAACATCACCGACAACTTTGACCGGGGAACACCGGAGGTTCGCATCACCGTCGATCACCAGGCGGCAGCCCGCTACGGCTTGAGCATTCAGGCAACGGGAGATTTTCTCCGGGGCGTTCTGGAGGGCGTCCCGGCCGGCTCGGTCTTTCTGGGCAACCGCGAGACCGATCTCCGGGTTCGCTATAACCTGCCCGAAGATATCACCCTGGAAGAGGCCCTGCAGGTCCAGATAGCCGGCCCCCGGGAACGGATGATCCCCTTTTCCAGCGTTGCCTCAGCCCGGGTAGACCAGGGAATCTCCCTGATCCGCCGTGTTGACGGCACCAGGGAAGTAACGGTCACGGCCGAAGCGCGAACTACCGACCGCCTGGGAGAGATCAACCGTGATCTTGACCGGCTCTGGCAGGAGGAGATTTCTCCGGGCTTTCCCGGCCTTTCCCTGACCCTGGAGGGGCGTTTTGCCGAGATTCTTACTATCTTTCTGGATATCCTGCGGGTCTTTCTGGTGGGGATCTTTCTCATTTACGCAATCCTGGGCACACAGTTCCGCTCCTATACGCAACCCTTTCTGATTCTCTTCTCCGTACCCTTTGCGTTTGTGGGGGTGATCGTCTTTTTGCTTATCTCGGCTGTTCCTCTCTCTTCGACAGTGATCTATGCGGGAGCTGCCCTGGCAGGAATCGCCGTAAACGACAGCATCGTTCTCCTGAGTTTTATCAACGAGCGGCGCAGTCAAGGCGATTCCGTGGCCGATGCCGTGGCCGGAGCGGCCCGGACACGGTTTCGGGCAATTCTGCTGACATCGCTCACCACCATAGGGGGACTCCTGCCCACCGCCCTGGGGCTCTTTGGGGAGTCTCCCCTCTGGGGGCCCATGGCGGGAACGATCGTCTTCGGGCTCCTCTTCTCCACCGTGACGGCCCTGCTGGTGATGCCCTGTCTCTACGGATTTTTCTATGATCGTCGGGGCGGATCACGGCTTGCGTGACCGATCCCGGCCCGGATCTCTCCCGAAGCCGGATTTCTTTCGGTTTTCGGGAGTTTTATCGCTCTTTTTCTGGACCTTTTTCCATCCGATCCCTTATTTTTTCGGTAATGATTTTCTCTGATGCCCTGCTGTCCATTCCCGCTCCCCGCCGGCTCAGGCGGTGGCTCCGTTCCCCCTGGGCGGATCTGGCAGCATTCCTGGTGATCGCCACAGTTGTGGCTGCCCTTATGGCTCACAACACGGCGGCCCTGGGCTACCGCTGGCAATGGCACCGGGTGCCTCGCTATCTTTATACCGTGACAGACCGGGGGTGGCAGGCAGGCCCCTTGCTTCAGGGGCTGGCCGTTACCATGCGGCTCACGGCAGTATCGCTGGTGCTTTCTCTGGGTGTTGCCATGGTTACAGCCCTGTTCAGGCTTTCCTCGTCGGTTCTGGCCAGAGGCATCGCCCGGGTCTATCTGGAGGTAATCCGCAATACCCCCCTGATCGTGCAGCTCTTTTTCACCTATTTCGTGATCGCCCCCCTGATCGGGATGGACGGCTGGACCTCGGCAGTGATCGCCTTGAGCCTCTTTGAGGGCGCCTACGCGTCGGAGATCATCCGGGGGGGGATTGTGAGCCTGCCCCGGGGGCAGTGGGAGGCGGCCTACAGCACAGGACTCAGCCGGGGCGATGCCCTGCGCTTTATCATCCTGCCCCAGGCGTTCCGGCGTATCCTGCCGCCTCTGGTTGGGCAAGCGATCTCCCTGATCAAGGACAGCGCCCTGGTAAGCACCATTGCAATTTACGATCTCACCATGCGCGGCCAGGTGGTGGTGGCTCAAACTTTTCTGGCCTTCGAAATATGGTTTGTGGTAGCCGGAATATACCTGGTTATCACTATTTCACTCTCGGTAGCGGTATCGCTGCTGAAACACACCCTGGGAGATCCCCATGAGCAGCATAGCTGATACCTTTGAAACCGGCCCTCTCCCGCAGGAAGAGATCATCCAGGTTCAGGGGCTGACCAAAACTTTTCCAAACGGAGTGCGGGCCCTGGACGGGGTCAGCCTGAAGATACACCGCGGCGAAGTGGTTGTCCTGGTGGGGCCTTCGGGCTCGGGCAAGTCTACTTTCCTGCGCTGCCTCAACGGTCTGGAGAGCGCCGATTCCGGAACGATCGTGGTAGACGGGATTCCCCTGGACGATAACCCCCGAAATCGCCGGGCAATCCGCACCGAAGCGGGGATGGTCTTCCAGCAGTTCAACCTCTTTCCCCACATGACCGCTGGCAGGAACATCGACCTTGCCCAGATCAGGGTCCGGGGAACATCCCCTCGTGAGGCCCGACAAACCACCCTGGAACTACTGAAAAAAGTGGGGCTCGCCGACCGCGTCGAGGCCTACCCGAGCCAGCTTTCAGGAGGCCAGCAACAACGTGTAGCCATAGCCCGGGCACTGGCACTGCGTCCCCGGGTGATGCTCTTTGACGAAGCAACCAGCGCCCTGGACCCGGAGATGATCGGCGAGGTCCTGGACGTGATGCGAGATCTGGCCCGGGAGGGGATGACCATGGTGGTGGTTACCCACGAAATGGGCTTTGCCCGCGAGGTGGGGTCCCGGGCTGTCTTTATCGACGAGGGGCGTTTTGTTGAGATCGCTCCGGCACAGGACCTCTTTGACGCGCCCCGGGAGCCTCGGACCCGGGCTTTTCTGAGCAAAGTTTTATAACCGACCCTGAACACATCCCCGAAGGGACATGTTCAGGACAACGAGTTCAAGACAAAGGAGACAGCAGATGATCGAGACACAGAATCAACGACGAATCGGGAGACCCGCCTGGCTGATCCTGGCAACCCTTGCCCTGGCCCTGCTTTTGGCCTGCGTACCCGCCGGACAGGATAAGGGAACTTCCCAGGGAGGGCCGGCCACCGGCCAGACCAGTCTTCTGGAGGCGATCCAGGAACGGGGAGTCCTGCGGGTTGGAATGTCCACCTTTGTTCCCTGGGCCATGCGCGATGCCCAGGACGAATTGATCGGCTTCGAGATCGACGTGGCCCGTCGCCTTGCCGAGGATATGGGCGTAGAAATTGAGTTTGTTCCCACCCAGTGGTCGGGGATCATCCCCGCCCTTCTGACGGGACGTTTCGACATGATTATCGGAGGCATGGGAATCCGCCCGGCCCGAAACCTCTCGGTGAACTTCTCCATCCCCTACGATCATTCGGGCATGGCCATTGCCGCCCACACGGAGATGGCCGCAGGCTTCGACAGCCTGGAAGATTTTAACGATCCCGAGGTGGTTATCACCGCCCGCATTGGAACCACCGCAGCCGACGCGGCCGAGCGAACCTTCCCCAGGGCGCAGCACCGGTTCTTTGACGATGAGTCCCGGGCCGTCCAGGAAATCCTCAATGGCCGGGCCCACGCCCTGGTTGCCTCGGCGCCGCTTCCGGCATTCCAGGTGGTGGAGAACCCGGACCGGCTCTTCCTGCCCATCCAGGGAACCTTCACGCGGGAACCGATCGGTTTTGCCCTGCCCAAGGGGGACGTGGACATTCTGAACTTTGTGAACAGCTGGATCACCGTGGTTGAGGCCGAAGGCTGGCTTGCAGAGCGCAAGGCCTACTGGTTTGAAACCCGCGACTGGGCTGAACAACTTTGATCGGACCCTACGCAGCCCGGCCATCCCGGCGAGTTTCCGCGCTTGATCTGCTGCTCCTGGCGTTGCTGGCAGTTGCGGCGGTTCGGATCGGCCTCCCCCTCATCAGCGGGGGAGGCTACCGCTGGGACTGGTCCGTGATCGGCCGCTACACCCTGCGGCGCGATCCCGCAGGCCGACTGGTTCCCAATGTATTACTCCAGGGGCTCTTCACAACCCTGCGACTCTCCATCTGGTCAGCGATCCTGGCTGTGGTGATCGGTCTGGCCATGGGAATCCTGGCAACCCGGAAGCGTCTTCTGGCACGAATGATCACCCGAACCTACGTGGAGTTTGCCCGAAACACACCTCCCCTGGTGCTGGTCTTCCTCTTCTACTTTTTTCTGGGAGAGCAGATAAACGCGATTCTGGGAATTGAACGCTGGGCATCGCAGCTCACACCCCTGGGAGCCAGGGTGGTGAGCATTCTCGCAGCACCACCCCGACAGCTCCCGGCCTTTGTCTCGGCCGTGATCACCCTGGGAATTTTTGAGGGAGCCTATCTCACAGAGATTATCCGTGCCGGAATTCAATCGGTTCCACGAGGCCAGAACGAGGCAGCCCAGGCCCTGGGGCTCACCGGGATTGACCGCTACCGCTACGTGGTGCTTCCCCAGGCCTGGCGTGTTGTCCTCCCCGCTGCGGTGGGACAGTTTATCTCGGTCATCAAGGATTCCAGCATCGTGGCGGTCATCTCTATTCCGGAACTCACCTTCCAGGGGCTGGAAGTAATGGCAGGAACCTACCGCACCTTCGAGATCTGGATTACCATCGCCGTGATGTACTTTCTCTTGAGTTCCCTCTGCTCCTGGACGGCCCACCGAATGGAACTACGCCTGAACCGCACCGTTGCGACATGACCCTCCCTCTCCAGAGGATTTTATGAGCCCCAGAGCAATAACACAGGCCACTACCTCGGCAATAACCGGGGTGAGCCATATCCCTGGAACCCCCAGCCACAGGGGAAGAAGAAGAATCCCCGCAACAGGCAACACAAGCCCTCGCGCCAGGGCGATCACCAGAGATTTTCCGGCCTCTTCCCGGGCAGTAAAATAGACCGAAGCGATAATACCCAGGGGCATACACAGCGCCACCCAGCGGAAAAACGATGCGGCCTCAGCGGCTACCCTCTGGGCCTCACCATGGCCGGGCAGAAAGACCCCGGCAATCATCCGGGCCGGGGCCCCCAAAGAAAACCAGAGAAGAACCCCCACCAGAAAGGAAACAACCAGAGTGATTTCCAGGGCCCGGCGCACCCGCAGAACCTCCCCCGCTCCGTGGTTGTAGCTGAAAACAGGCTGAACACCGCTCCCCAGGCCAAGCACAACCATCACCCCCAGCATCACCGGATACTGAACAACGGTAAATGCAGCAACCCCCAGGGCACCCAGAAAGCTCAAGAGAACCCGGTTGAACAGGAACGTGGTGACCCCTCCCGAGAGAGAATTAAGCAGCTCCGAGGCGCCGTTTCTGCAGATGGTGATCAGAGTCCGGGCATCCCTCACGGGACGCCCCAGGGAAAGCCCCGGCGTTCCACGAAGAGTCTTGACCAGAAAATAGCCGAAAAAAACCAGGGCTGCCCCGGTCTGGGAGATACCCGTTGCCCAGGCCGCACCGATAATTCCGAAGTCCAGCACAAAGAGAAAGAGATAATCCAGAAAAATATTCACCAGGGCGCTTCCGGCCATGACAAGACTCGCCAGAGCGGCCTTGCCATCGTTCCGAACAGACTGCTCCAGGATAAAGACCAGAATCATCCCCCAAAAGAAGGGAAGCAACCCCAGAAGATAGTCCCGGACATACCCCGAGAGAACCTGGCCCACCCCCAGAAACGCCAGCAACTGCGGCGTCAAAGCTGCGGTGATCACCGCACCGACGATACCCAGGAGAAACCCCAGGACAAGAATCGTTCCCAAAACCCGGGATGCGCTCCGGTGGTCTCCCTCACCCAGAAGAATCGCCGTACGGGCGTTTCCTCCTGTACCAATCATCACCGCCAGCCCCGCCACAAGCGCCACCAGGGGATAGAGAACGTTTACCGACGCCATTGCCTCGGGCCCCAGGCTTCGGCCCACCATGATTCCATCCACAATCTGATAGAGCGCCTGAAAGGCCATGGAAATCACCGCTGGAGAGCCGTGACGAACTATCAGTTTTCCCACAGGCTCGGTGAGAAACTCCCGGCGGGCCGCACCCTCGGCAGGATCTATCTGAAGTGGGGCCAGTCTATCCATCGTTTCCATTGGTTTGATCCATTATTCGTCGTACCGACCCCACCAGTTGCCTCGACAACAGGGAAAACTCCCTTCGGGCATCGGCGGGAATCTCCTCAAGATATACCTGAAACTGTGCGGTCAACCGTTCCTCCAGCCGACCAAGCGTCTCCTGGCCCTTTTCTGTAAGGCTCAGCACCACCCGACGCCGGTCTTTTCTGTCCTGAGAACGATTAACCAGCCCCTGTTCTACCAGCGAGTGAACCATCACTGACACAGCCGCAGAGGAAACACCATAAATTCGTGACAGCTCTTTCAGACTGATGTCTCTGCTCAGGGAAAGCTCAAAGAGCATCATGTACCGCTCGGCCGTGAGGCCCTGCTCCCTGGCCAGGTCCGGCATCCACCTTACCACGGTCTGCCGCGTAAAAAGTGTGAGTGCGTTGACCATTTCCATGATTATCGATGCATCAGCAGGGGCAACCAGATCATCCACAATTCAACCTCTTTAATGATTAAGTGATTTAACCATTAATGTGGCAACTGTGTTTTGTCAACCCTCCGACGCCACAAAATGCAAAATATAGTTTACAAAATGCAATGCATAGATTACACTGGTCTCATGCTGAAGAATCAAAACTCGAGAAACCAGGTTCGCCAAAGCCGAACAGAGCAAGGAATGACCCAGGAAGAACTTGCGCACCAAGCCGGAATCACCCGGCAAACGGTGGGTCTCATAGAAAAAGGGACGTACAACCCCACCCTGGATCTGTGCCTCAAGCTCTGTGGTGTTCTGGGTAAAACGCTGGACCAGCTGTTTTGGCCCGACAGCCTTGACGACCCCGGGACAACTCAGGAAAGACATCTCACAGGAGGGAAAAACCATGATAACCGATGAACGACTCAACCAGGAAAACCGTCAGGTGGAGAGCATCATCTGCCATGTTCTCAAATGGGGGCTTTTCGCCCTGCTCCTCTACCGATGGATACTGCTCAGGCAGAATCTCCTGGAGACCCTTGATCTCTTTCTCCTTTGGGCAGGATCGGGGCTGGCAGAGTTCTTCCTCATGGCATCCCGAGGAATTCCTCTCACATATCCCGTGCAGACCTCCCGAAGAGAGCAGATTTTCTTCCTGGGGGTGGCCCCCCTGGCAGCAGCAGCAATTGCCGTGGCATCGCTCTTTCCTTTGGGAGCGTATCAGGGCATCCTTCACAGTCTGGGCATCTTCGGAGTTACCTACCTTATCGTGGTGATTCTTTTCTCTTCCTATGTGTCGATCACCCGACTCTGGGAAAAGCGCCACATCCAGGATGATCAGCCGTGACTCACCACCATGAGAAAAGAGGCGCACAGAGCGGCCGGGCATAACGGGGGCAAACCGAAGGGGGCACATAAAATTGTTGACAGCGCAACTAAACCGGTTTAGTTTTGTTTATACACGCGGACGAGGACTGTGCTGAGCCACCATCGGGGATAAAACACCGACACCCCGATTGAAGCCGGCCTGCCTCAAAGCCGCATCATTCAAGGAGGTCACGTATGAAAAAACAAACCGCTCCGGCTGTTCTGGCGGTCCTTTGTGTCGCAGCGTTCTGCGCCACGGTGCTTTTTTCGGGATGTTCCAAAGACGACGGCAGAGAGCACGTAACGCTCATGCAAAACAAGCCTGAAATCGACGCAATGCTGCAACGCTACGGCTCAGACTGGTCGCAACGAACCGGCATCGGCGTTACCATAAAATCCGTAGGCGGCGGAACCGGAGCCACCCTGGGACAACAGCTGCGCGCAGATTACGCAGCAGGGGAGATGCCTGACATCTTTATTATCGCTGGTCCTGAGGATTACCGGGAATGGGAGAGCCTCATTCTGGATCTCTCCGATGAACCCTGGGTTGCCGATACATCTCTGGCCTTTACCCTGGAAGGCCGGGTCTATGGGTTTCCCGTTGCCCTGGAGGGATGGGGGATGGCCTACAACGCCGACCTTCTCCAAAAAGCCGGGATCGATCCCCGAGAGCTTGTCAATTATGACGCCTATCGACGGGCATTCCAGCGCCTGGATTCCATGAAATCCGAGCTGGGCATCGATTCGGTTGTCTCCATGGCTGCCTCGGCTGACATGGGCTGGGTTACAGCCCACCACAACTTCAACTCCCTGCTCTCCAACGGCCTGCCCTACGGAGATTTCTCGGTGGTAGAGGATCTTTTGAACGGCCAGGTGGACCAGCAACTCCTGGAGGAATACGCCGACTGGGTGGAATTGCTCTTTCAATACGCCGACAGAACCGTTTTGACCACCGGCAACTACGACACCCAGGTTGGTGCCTTCGCCACGGGCCGTGCCGCTTTTCTGCATCAGGGCAACTGGGTTGATCCCAATCTGGAATCAGCCGGAGCTGAGTTTCCCCGGGCCTTCGCGCCCCACGGCTCACAGCACAGCGATACGGAGGGAATCTTTGTGTCAGCCCCCTCGTTCTACGTGGTCAACGCTGAATCACCCAACATTGAGGCGGCAAAGCAGTTTCTGCGCGATAAAGTCTACACCGACCAGGGACAGCAGTTCATGGTGGAAGAAGCAGGGATGATTCCCGCCTTCTCCAACATCGAACGGAGTCCGGCAGGACAACTCTCGCAATCGGTTCAGGAATGGGCAGCCCGGGACAAGGTCTTTTCCTGGAATCAGTACCATTTCAGCAACGATTTCCGGGATCAAAGCCTGGCGCCAATCTACAACCGTTTTGCCACAGGCCAGATCAACCGGGACGAGTTCGTCCGTCAATTGACCTGGACCTTTGAAACCCGGGAGCCCTGATCCCCCAAAATAAAGACAAACCCGACAGGTGCACGGCTCACGTGTACCTGGTCTCAGAGACCAGCTTCAAAGCTGAGGGGGATACCCGGGATTGCCTGACCGGGTTCCCCCGCATTCCGGAGATACCATGACCAGAAACAGACACACAGCGACCTTTTGGCTTTTTCTTGCCCCGGTGCTGGTTGCCTTCGTAATGATTGTCCTCATCCCGTTTTGCATTGGCGTGTACTACTCCTTCACGGACTGGAACGCCACGGCCCGGGCAGGCCAGGGAATCTCTTTTGTGGGACTGGCAAACTACCGGTCCAGCTTCAGGGATCCAGGTTTTCTCTACTCCTTCCTCATAACGACCATCTACACCGTGGTAAACGTGGCGTTTATCAACACCCTGGCGGTAGTCCTGGCCCTGGCCGTCACGAGCAAGCTCAAGCTACGCACGGTCTACCGCATGGGC is a window from the Alkalispirochaeta americana genome containing:
- a CDS encoding amino acid ABC transporter permease, with the protein product MIFSDALLSIPAPRRLRRWLRSPWADLAAFLVIATVVAALMAHNTAALGYRWQWHRVPRYLYTVTDRGWQAGPLLQGLAVTMRLTAVSLVLSLGVAMVTALFRLSSSVLARGIARVYLEVIRNTPLIVQLFFTYFVIAPLIGMDGWTSAVIALSLFEGAYASEIIRGGIVSLPRGQWEAAYSTGLSRGDALRFIILPQAFRRILPPLVGQAISLIKDSALVSTIAIYDLTMRGQVVVAQTFLAFEIWFVVAGIYLVITISLSVAVSLLKHTLGDPHEQHS
- a CDS encoding ABC transporter substrate-binding protein, coding for MKKQTAPAVLAVLCVAAFCATVLFSGCSKDDGREHVTLMQNKPEIDAMLQRYGSDWSQRTGIGVTIKSVGGGTGATLGQQLRADYAAGEMPDIFIIAGPEDYREWESLILDLSDEPWVADTSLAFTLEGRVYGFPVALEGWGMAYNADLLQKAGIDPRELVNYDAYRRAFQRLDSMKSELGIDSVVSMAASADMGWVTAHHNFNSLLSNGLPYGDFSVVEDLLNGQVDQQLLEEYADWVELLFQYADRTVLTTGNYDTQVGAFATGRAAFLHQGNWVDPNLESAGAEFPRAFAPHGSQHSDTEGIFVSAPSFYVVNAESPNIEAAKQFLRDKVYTDQGQQFMVEEAGMIPAFSNIERSPAGQLSQSVQEWAARDKVFSWNQYHFSNDFRDQSLAPIYNRFATGQINRDEFVRQLTWTFETREP
- a CDS encoding helix-turn-helix transcriptional regulator — its product is MLKNQNSRNQVRQSRTEQGMTQEELAHQAGITRQTVGLIEKGTYNPTLDLCLKLCGVLGKTLDQLFWPDSLDDPGTTQERHLTGGKNHDNR
- a CDS encoding amino acid ABC transporter permease — protein: MIGPYAARPSRRVSALDLLLLALLAVAAVRIGLPLISGGGYRWDWSVIGRYTLRRDPAGRLVPNVLLQGLFTTLRLSIWSAILAVVIGLAMGILATRKRLLARMITRTYVEFARNTPPLVLVFLFYFFLGEQINAILGIERWASQLTPLGARVVSILAAPPRQLPAFVSAVITLGIFEGAYLTEIIRAGIQSVPRGQNEAAQALGLTGIDRYRYVVLPQAWRVVLPAAVGQFISVIKDSSIVAVISIPELTFQGLEVMAGTYRTFEIWITIAVMYFLLSSLCSWTAHRMELRLNRTVAT
- a CDS encoding MarR family winged helix-turn-helix transcriptional regulator, yielding MDDLVAPADASIIMEMVNALTLFTRQTVVRWMPDLAREQGLTAERYMMLFELSLSRDISLKELSRIYGVSSAAVSVMVHSLVEQGLVNRSQDRKDRRRVVLSLTEKGQETLGRLEERLTAQFQVYLEEIPADARREFSLLSRQLVGSVRRIMDQTNGNDG
- a CDS encoding amino acid ABC transporter ATP-binding protein, whose protein sequence is MSSIADTFETGPLPQEEIIQVQGLTKTFPNGVRALDGVSLKIHRGEVVVLVGPSGSGKSTFLRCLNGLESADSGTIVVDGIPLDDNPRNRRAIRTEAGMVFQQFNLFPHMTAGRNIDLAQIRVRGTSPREARQTTLELLKKVGLADRVEAYPSQLSGGQQQRVAIARALALRPRVMLFDEATSALDPEMIGEVLDVMRDLAREGMTMVVVTHEMGFAREVGSRAVFIDEGRFVEIAPAQDLFDAPREPRTRAFLSKVL
- a CDS encoding transporter substrate-binding domain-containing protein produces the protein MIETQNQRRIGRPAWLILATLALALLLACVPAGQDKGTSQGGPATGQTSLLEAIQERGVLRVGMSTFVPWAMRDAQDELIGFEIDVARRLAEDMGVEIEFVPTQWSGIIPALLTGRFDMIIGGMGIRPARNLSVNFSIPYDHSGMAIAAHTEMAAGFDSLEDFNDPEVVITARIGTTAADAAERTFPRAQHRFFDDESRAVQEILNGRAHALVASAPLPAFQVVENPDRLFLPIQGTFTREPIGFALPKGDVDILNFVNSWITVVEAEGWLAERKAYWFETRDWAEQL
- a CDS encoding MATE family efflux transporter, with the protein product METMDRLAPLQIDPAEGAARREFLTEPVGKLIVRHGSPAVISMAFQALYQIVDGIMVGRSLGPEAMASVNVLYPLVALVAGLAVMIGTGGNARTAILLGEGDHRSASRVLGTILVLGFLLGIVGAVITAALTPQLLAFLGVGQVLSGYVRDYLLGLLPFFWGMILVFILEQSVRNDGKAALASLVMAGSALVNIFLDYLFLFVLDFGIIGAAWATGISQTGAALVFFGYFLVKTLRGTPGLSLGRPVRDARTLITICRNGASELLNSLSGGVTTFLFNRVLLSFLGALGVAAFTVVQYPVMLGVMVVLGLGSGVQPVFSYNHGAGEVLRVRRALEITLVVSFLVGVLLWFSLGAPARMIAGVFLPGHGEAQRVAAEAASFFRWVALCMPLGIIASVYFTAREEAGKSLVIALARGLVLPVAGILLLPLWLGVPGIWLTPVIAEVVACVIALGLIKSSGEGGSCRNGAVQA